One window from the genome of Brachionichthys hirsutus isolate HB-005 chromosome 19, CSIRO-AGI_Bhir_v1, whole genome shotgun sequence encodes:
- the ier5l gene encoding immediate early response gene 5-like protein yields the protein MECALDAQSLISLSLMKIHKSRTQRGGVRLHQNLLVSCVLRNARQVYVQEKYAEIYRMQRYEEAPGPWDVDVDADAEDEERLRAAACHPDAALDRTERASLGDVGRDPGTSSYRSCCVETSRGAHCDRTTVLDLDTHVVTTVENRYLHQDCCWDPLQPAQSAQSAQSAQSPARKRKVESGWCPPGAEDVPDFSPKRAKREDYLSPPDCGDMSNISNLISIFGSGFAGLLSRPADLEQVCSTQVLARLGAWSRAIVAF from the coding sequence ATGGAATGCGCATTGGACGCGCAGAGCCTGATCTCGTTGTCTTTAATGAAGATCCATAAGTCCAGGACGCAGCGGGGGGGCGTCAGGCTGCACCAGAACCTGCTGGTGTCCTGCGTGCTGCGGAACGCGCGGCAGGTCTACGTCCAGGAGAAGTACGCGGAGATCTACCGGATGCAGCGGTACGAGGAGGCGCCGGGTCCAtgggacgtggacgtggacgcggacgcggaggacgaggagcggcTGCGGGCTGCTGCCTGCCACCCAGACGCGGCGCTCGACCGGACGGAGCGCGCGTCCCTCGGAGACGTCGGCAGGGACCCGGGGACGTCCTCCTACCGGAGCTGCTGCGTGGAGACGTCCCGCGGGGCGCACTGTGACAGAACCACGGTGCTGGACCTGGACACGCATGTGGTTACCACCGTGGAGAACCGGTACCTCCACCAGGACTGCTGCTGGGACCCGCTCCAGCCCGCCCAGAGCGCGCAGAGCGCGCAGAGCGCGCAGTCCCCGGCCAGGAAGCGCAAGGTCGAGTCCGGCTGGTGTCCACCCGGCGCGGAGGACGTTCCGGACTTCAGTCCCAAAAGGGCCAAGCGGGAGGACTACTTGTCCCCCCCGGACTGCGGGGACATGTCCAACATCTCCAACCTGATCTCCATCTTCGGCTCGGGCTTCGCGGGGCTGCTGAGCAGACCCGCGGACCTGGAGCAGGTCTGCAGCACGCAGGTCCTGGCGCGTCTCGGGGCGTGGAGCCGCGCCATCGTGGCGTTCTGA
- the ntmt1 gene encoding N-terminal Xaa-Pro-Lys N-methyltransferase 1, whose protein sequence is MGDIAEDETTFYSNAEVYWKEVPPTVDGMLGGYSSISSIDINGSKAFLKKFLGEEEGKTSTGCALDCGAGIGRIAKRLLLPLFGTVDLVDVTQGFLDKARVYLGEDGKKVGNYICEGLQDFVPASGRYDVIWIQWVIGHLTDDHLVEFLRRCQKALRPNGLIIIKDNVSFEGVVPDEVDSSVCRDLKTVHGLVHSAGLRILHEEQQKNFPKEIYQVHSLALR, encoded by the exons ATGGGGGACATCGCGGAAGATGAGACGACCTTCTACTCGAACGCAGAGGTCTACTGGAAAGAGGTCCCCCCCACGGTGGATGGCATGCTGGGGGGCTACAGCAGCATCTCCAGCATCGACATCAATGGGTCCAAAGCCTTCCTGAAGAAGTTCCTCGGT gaggaggaggggaagacgAGCACCGGCTGCGCTCTGGACTGCGGCGCCGGCATCGGCAGGATCGCCaagcggctgctgctgccgctgttcGGCACCGTGGACCTGGTGGACGTGACGCAGGGATTCCTGGACAAAGCCAGGGTGTACCTGGGAGAAGACGGCAAGAAAGTGGGGAACTACATCTGCGAAGGCCTGCAGGACTTCGTCCCGGCGAGCGGCCGCTATGATGTCATATGGATCCAGTGGGTGATCG GACACCTGACGGACGACCACCTGGTGGAGTTCCTGCGCCGCTGCCAGAAAGCCCTGCGGCCCAACGGACTCATCATAATCAAGGACAACGTGTCCTTCGAGGGCGTGGTCCCCGACGAGGTGGACAGCAGCGTCTGCCGAGACCTGAAAACGGTTCACGGTCTGGTTCACAGCGCGGGTCTCCGCATCCTCCACGAGGAGCAACAGAAGAACTTCCCAAAGGAGATCTACCAGGTTCATTCGCTGGCTCTTAGatag